A portion of the Misgurnus anguillicaudatus chromosome 16, ASM2758022v2, whole genome shotgun sequence genome contains these proteins:
- the sesn4 gene encoding sestrin-3 isoform X1, whose product MIICTKNMDYRLGTQCQFVQNQVMVNSEKDRASLLCVKALASRGRLDTVSQQMASHPQYLESFLRTQHYILYMDGPLPLHYRHYIAIMAAARHHCRYLLSLHSAQFLRVGGDPLWLQGLKAAPPRLQHLDHINKVLAHQPWLTAHSHIQDLLKTGEQCWSLAELVQAVVLLAHCHSLCSFVFGSGSDSDITATPRAPHGTPPGYCLCDAANGNTALSPAPAAPTEKTQRRKSLDSSGEFFCLREQIQKSQEDRNGDRPHSQTLPHTGMISTSVFLKFNPVLDVEEEEEEMCSADPSRFVTDPEFGYQEFTRREEDHFQVFRVQDYSWEDHGFSLVNRLYSDIGHLLDERFRNVASLPFPHSPDLKRAIWNYIHCIYGIRYDDYDYGEVNRLLERGLKLYIKAVACYPDSSKTPLCPLSWSPVKASDKVHVNLLVMEARLQAELLYALRAITQYMIA is encoded by the exons ATGATCATCTGTACAAAAAATATGGATTATCGCCTCGGAACCCAGTGCCAGTTTGTTCAAAATCAG GTGATGGTGAACTCTGAGAAAGACCGTGCTTCTCTGTTGTGTGTGAAGGCTCTGGCCAGCAGGGGGCGTCTGGACACAGTGTCTCAGCAGATGGCCTCCCATCCACAGTACCTGGAGAGTTTCCTGCGAACCCAGCACTACATCCTCTATATGGATGGCCCATTGCCTCTGCACTACCGCCATTACATTGCCATCATG GCTGCGGCACGGCATCACTGTAGGTACTTGTTATCTTTGCACTCGGCTCAGTTCTTGCGAGTAGGAGGAGATCCGTTATGGCTTCAGGGACTGAAGGCCGCGCCCCCTCGTCTTCAGCACCTTGACCATATCAACAAGGTCCTGGCCCATCAACCCTGGCTCACGGCGCACTCGCACATACAG GATCTACTAAAGACAGGAGAGCAGTGCTGGTCTCTTGCTGAACTGGTTCAGGCGGTGGTTCTTCTTGCCCACTGTCACTCCCTGTGTAGTTTTGTTTTCGGTTCTGGTTCTGACTCGGACATCACAGCGACTCCCAGAGCTCCTCACGGCACGCCCCCCGGCTACTGTCTCTGTGACGCTGCTAATGGCAACACAGCCTTATCACCAGCACCTGCTGCACCCACAGAAAAAACACAACGGAGGAAG tccCTAGACTCCAGCGGCGAGTTCTTTTGTCTTCGAGAGCAAATCCAAAAATCACAAGAGGACCGAAATGGAGATCGACCCCATTCACAGACACTCCCACACACGGGTATGATAAGCACGT CTGTCTTTCTCAAATTCAACCCTGTATTAGATGtggaagaagaggaggaggagatgTGCTCCGCAGACCCCTCCCGCTTCGTCACAGATCCAGAATTCGGCTACCAGGAATTTACCAGACGGGAGGAGGACCATTTCCAAGTATTCCGAGTGCAG GACTACTCGTGGGAGGACCACGGCTTCTCGCTGGTTAACAGGCTCTACTCCGACATAGGCCACTTGCTAGACGAGCGATTCCGAAATGTGGCTTCACTTCCTTTTCCTCATAGCCCTGACCTCAAGCGAGCCATCTGGAACTACATTCATTGTATCTACGGCATTAG ATATGACGATTATGATTATGGAGAAGTTAATCGATTATTGGAGCGTGGGTTGAAGCTTTATATAAAAGCTGTGGCATGCTACCCGGATTCCAGCAAGACCCCTCTTTGCCCGCTGTCCTGGTCCCCCGTCAAAGCTTCAGATAAG gtCCATGTAAATTTATTAGTGATGGAGGCACGCCTGCAGGCCGAGCTACTGTATGCGCTTCGAGCCATCACCCAATACATGATCGCGTAG
- the sesn4 gene encoding sestrin-3 isoform X2, protein MIICTKNMDYRLGTQCQFVQNQVMVNSEKDRASLLCVKALASRGRLDTVSQQMASHPQYLESFLRTQHYILYMDGPLPLHYRHYIAIMAAARHHCRYLLSLHSAQFLRVGGDPLWLQGLKAAPPRLQHLDHINKVLAHQPWLTAHSHIQDLLKTGEQCWSLAELVQAVVLLAHCHSLCSFVFGSGSDSDITATPRAPHGTPPGYCLCDAANGNTALSPAPAAPTEKTQRRKSLDSSGEFFCLREQIQKSQEDRNGDRPHSQTLPHTAVFLKFNPVLDVEEEEEEMCSADPSRFVTDPEFGYQEFTRREEDHFQVFRVQDYSWEDHGFSLVNRLYSDIGHLLDERFRNVASLPFPHSPDLKRAIWNYIHCIYGIRYDDYDYGEVNRLLERGLKLYIKAVACYPDSSKTPLCPLSWSPVKASDKVHVNLLVMEARLQAELLYALRAITQYMIA, encoded by the exons ATGATCATCTGTACAAAAAATATGGATTATCGCCTCGGAACCCAGTGCCAGTTTGTTCAAAATCAG GTGATGGTGAACTCTGAGAAAGACCGTGCTTCTCTGTTGTGTGTGAAGGCTCTGGCCAGCAGGGGGCGTCTGGACACAGTGTCTCAGCAGATGGCCTCCCATCCACAGTACCTGGAGAGTTTCCTGCGAACCCAGCACTACATCCTCTATATGGATGGCCCATTGCCTCTGCACTACCGCCATTACATTGCCATCATG GCTGCGGCACGGCATCACTGTAGGTACTTGTTATCTTTGCACTCGGCTCAGTTCTTGCGAGTAGGAGGAGATCCGTTATGGCTTCAGGGACTGAAGGCCGCGCCCCCTCGTCTTCAGCACCTTGACCATATCAACAAGGTCCTGGCCCATCAACCCTGGCTCACGGCGCACTCGCACATACAG GATCTACTAAAGACAGGAGAGCAGTGCTGGTCTCTTGCTGAACTGGTTCAGGCGGTGGTTCTTCTTGCCCACTGTCACTCCCTGTGTAGTTTTGTTTTCGGTTCTGGTTCTGACTCGGACATCACAGCGACTCCCAGAGCTCCTCACGGCACGCCCCCCGGCTACTGTCTCTGTGACGCTGCTAATGGCAACACAGCCTTATCACCAGCACCTGCTGCACCCACAGAAAAAACACAACGGAGGAAG tccCTAGACTCCAGCGGCGAGTTCTTTTGTCTTCGAGAGCAAATCCAAAAATCACAAGAGGACCGAAATGGAGATCGACCCCATTCACAGACACTCCCACACACGG CTGTCTTTCTCAAATTCAACCCTGTATTAGATGtggaagaagaggaggaggagatgTGCTCCGCAGACCCCTCCCGCTTCGTCACAGATCCAGAATTCGGCTACCAGGAATTTACCAGACGGGAGGAGGACCATTTCCAAGTATTCCGAGTGCAG GACTACTCGTGGGAGGACCACGGCTTCTCGCTGGTTAACAGGCTCTACTCCGACATAGGCCACTTGCTAGACGAGCGATTCCGAAATGTGGCTTCACTTCCTTTTCCTCATAGCCCTGACCTCAAGCGAGCCATCTGGAACTACATTCATTGTATCTACGGCATTAG ATATGACGATTATGATTATGGAGAAGTTAATCGATTATTGGAGCGTGGGTTGAAGCTTTATATAAAAGCTGTGGCATGCTACCCGGATTCCAGCAAGACCCCTCTTTGCCCGCTGTCCTGGTCCCCCGTCAAAGCTTCAGATAAG gtCCATGTAAATTTATTAGTGATGGAGGCACGCCTGCAGGCCGAGCTACTGTATGCGCTTCGAGCCATCACCCAATACATGATCGCGTAG
- the sesn4 gene encoding sestrin-3 isoform X3 produces MIICTKNMDYRLGTQCQFVQNQVMVNSEKDRASLLCVKALASRGRLDTVSQQMASHPQYLESFLRTQHYILYMDGPLPLHYRHYIAIMAAARHHCRYLLSLHSAQFLRVGGDPLWLQGLKAAPPRLQHLDHINKVLAHQPWLTAHSHIQDLLKTGEQCWSLAELVQAVVLLAHCHSLCSFVFGSGSDSDITATPRAPHGTPPGYCLCDAANGNTALSPAPAAPTEKTQRRKSLDSSGEFFCLREQIQKSQEDRNGDRPHSQTLPHTDVEEEEEEMCSADPSRFVTDPEFGYQEFTRREEDHFQVFRVQDYSWEDHGFSLVNRLYSDIGHLLDERFRNVASLPFPHSPDLKRAIWNYIHCIYGIRYDDYDYGEVNRLLERGLKLYIKAVACYPDSSKTPLCPLSWSPVKASDKVHVNLLVMEARLQAELLYALRAITQYMIA; encoded by the exons ATGATCATCTGTACAAAAAATATGGATTATCGCCTCGGAACCCAGTGCCAGTTTGTTCAAAATCAG GTGATGGTGAACTCTGAGAAAGACCGTGCTTCTCTGTTGTGTGTGAAGGCTCTGGCCAGCAGGGGGCGTCTGGACACAGTGTCTCAGCAGATGGCCTCCCATCCACAGTACCTGGAGAGTTTCCTGCGAACCCAGCACTACATCCTCTATATGGATGGCCCATTGCCTCTGCACTACCGCCATTACATTGCCATCATG GCTGCGGCACGGCATCACTGTAGGTACTTGTTATCTTTGCACTCGGCTCAGTTCTTGCGAGTAGGAGGAGATCCGTTATGGCTTCAGGGACTGAAGGCCGCGCCCCCTCGTCTTCAGCACCTTGACCATATCAACAAGGTCCTGGCCCATCAACCCTGGCTCACGGCGCACTCGCACATACAG GATCTACTAAAGACAGGAGAGCAGTGCTGGTCTCTTGCTGAACTGGTTCAGGCGGTGGTTCTTCTTGCCCACTGTCACTCCCTGTGTAGTTTTGTTTTCGGTTCTGGTTCTGACTCGGACATCACAGCGACTCCCAGAGCTCCTCACGGCACGCCCCCCGGCTACTGTCTCTGTGACGCTGCTAATGGCAACACAGCCTTATCACCAGCACCTGCTGCACCCACAGAAAAAACACAACGGAGGAAG tccCTAGACTCCAGCGGCGAGTTCTTTTGTCTTCGAGAGCAAATCCAAAAATCACAAGAGGACCGAAATGGAGATCGACCCCATTCACAGACACTCCCACACACGG ATGtggaagaagaggaggaggagatgTGCTCCGCAGACCCCTCCCGCTTCGTCACAGATCCAGAATTCGGCTACCAGGAATTTACCAGACGGGAGGAGGACCATTTCCAAGTATTCCGAGTGCAG GACTACTCGTGGGAGGACCACGGCTTCTCGCTGGTTAACAGGCTCTACTCCGACATAGGCCACTTGCTAGACGAGCGATTCCGAAATGTGGCTTCACTTCCTTTTCCTCATAGCCCTGACCTCAAGCGAGCCATCTGGAACTACATTCATTGTATCTACGGCATTAG ATATGACGATTATGATTATGGAGAAGTTAATCGATTATTGGAGCGTGGGTTGAAGCTTTATATAAAAGCTGTGGCATGCTACCCGGATTCCAGCAAGACCCCTCTTTGCCCGCTGTCCTGGTCCCCCGTCAAAGCTTCAGATAAG gtCCATGTAAATTTATTAGTGATGGAGGCACGCCTGCAGGCCGAGCTACTGTATGCGCTTCGAGCCATCACCCAATACATGATCGCGTAG